A window of the Paralichthys olivaceus isolate ysfri-2021 chromosome 5, ASM2471397v2, whole genome shotgun sequence genome harbors these coding sequences:
- the LOC138404823 gene encoding interferon-induced protein 44-like isoform X1 — protein MSSECLYFTAMGAVWSLVFGPTLFKDPWREVSAKYQDNLEFVKSYKPQNNQVKHLRILLHGPVGAGKSSFINSVDSVLKGRPAGGALTDAVSGKSFTKKVCTTGTTKTALRYKTFKFSRGPESTYSFVFNDIMGFEERSDCGVPVEDVKLALRGHVEEGYRFNPERGLMEGDIGYNSHPTVEDKVHVLVCVVPVSSVSLLSDKIVKKMREVRLAASELDIPQLAILTKVDEACPEAAGDSRNIYKSRYLKEQVDKFHMLLGLPLNCIFLVKNYDEETELNEGMSAAIVCALRQMVQFGEDFLNNLET, from the exons ATGTCGTCTGAATGTCTTTACTTCACAGCAATGGGAGCAG TTTGGTCACTTGTATTTGGTCCGACACTCTTTAAGGATCCATGGAGGGAGGTGTCAGC GAAGTACCAGGACAATCTTGAGTTTGTGAAATCTTACAAACCTCAAAACAATCAAGTCAAACATCTCAGGATTCTGCTTCATGGACCAGTTGGTGCTGGAAAGTCGAGTTTCATCAACTCTGTCGACAGTGTTTTAAAAGGCAGACCTGCAGGTGGAGCTTTGACAGATGCAGTCTCTGGGAAAAGCTTCACCAAAAAGGTTTGCACAACAGGAACGACTAAAACTGCATTGAGG TACAAGACCTTCAAATTCTCCAGAGGACCAGAGAGCACTTACTCTTTTGTTTTCAATGACATCATGGGCTTTGAGGAACGATCTGACTGTGGAGTCCCTGTGGAAGACGTCAAACTGGCCCTGAGAGGACACGTGGAAGAAGGTTACAGG TTCAACCCTGAACGAGGACTGATGGAGGGGGACATTGGCTACAACTCACATCCCACTGTGGAAGACAAAGTTCATGTTCTGGTGTGTGTTGTTCCTGTGAGCTCAGTGTCTTTGTTAAGTGACAAGATTGTGAAGAAGATGAGAGAGGTCAGACTGGCAGCCAGTGAACTGG ATATTCCCCAACTGGCTATTCTCACCAAAGTTGATGAAGCCTGTCCCGAGGCTGCAGGGGACTCAAGGAATATCTATAAGAGCAGATACCTGAAGGAACAG GTTGATAAATTCCACATGCTGCTGGGCCTCCCACTGAACTGCATCTTCCTTGTGAAGAACTACGATGAGGAAACTGAGTTAAATGAAGGAATGAGCGCTGCGATCGTGTGCGCACTGAGACAGATGGTTCAGTTTGGAGAAGACTTCCTCAACAACCTGGAAACATGA
- the LOC138404823 gene encoding interferon-induced protein 44-like isoform X2, producing the protein MSSECLYFTAMGAVWSLVFGPTLFKDPWREVSAKYQDNLEFVKSYKPQNNQVKHLRILLHGPVGAGKSSFINSVDSVLKGRPAGGALTDAVSGKSFTKKYKTFKFSRGPESTYSFVFNDIMGFEERSDCGVPVEDVKLALRGHVEEGYRFNPERGLMEGDIGYNSHPTVEDKVHVLVCVVPVSSVSLLSDKIVKKMREVRLAASELDIPQLAILTKVDEACPEAAGDSRNIYKSRYLKEQVDKFHMLLGLPLNCIFLVKNYDEETELNEGMSAAIVCALRQMVQFGEDFLNNLET; encoded by the exons ATGTCGTCTGAATGTCTTTACTTCACAGCAATGGGAGCAG TTTGGTCACTTGTATTTGGTCCGACACTCTTTAAGGATCCATGGAGGGAGGTGTCAGC GAAGTACCAGGACAATCTTGAGTTTGTGAAATCTTACAAACCTCAAAACAATCAAGTCAAACATCTCAGGATTCTGCTTCATGGACCAGTTGGTGCTGGAAAGTCGAGTTTCATCAACTCTGTCGACAGTGTTTTAAAAGGCAGACCTGCAGGTGGAGCTTTGACAGATGCAGTCTCTGGGAAAAGCTTCACCAAAAAG TACAAGACCTTCAAATTCTCCAGAGGACCAGAGAGCACTTACTCTTTTGTTTTCAATGACATCATGGGCTTTGAGGAACGATCTGACTGTGGAGTCCCTGTGGAAGACGTCAAACTGGCCCTGAGAGGACACGTGGAAGAAGGTTACAGG TTCAACCCTGAACGAGGACTGATGGAGGGGGACATTGGCTACAACTCACATCCCACTGTGGAAGACAAAGTTCATGTTCTGGTGTGTGTTGTTCCTGTGAGCTCAGTGTCTTTGTTAAGTGACAAGATTGTGAAGAAGATGAGAGAGGTCAGACTGGCAGCCAGTGAACTGG ATATTCCCCAACTGGCTATTCTCACCAAAGTTGATGAAGCCTGTCCCGAGGCTGCAGGGGACTCAAGGAATATCTATAAGAGCAGATACCTGAAGGAACAG GTTGATAAATTCCACATGCTGCTGGGCCTCCCACTGAACTGCATCTTCCTTGTGAAGAACTACGATGAGGAAACTGAGTTAAATGAAGGAATGAGCGCTGCGATCGTGTGCGCACTGAGACAGATGGTTCAGTTTGGAGAAGACTTCCTCAACAACCTGGAAACATGA
- the LOC109639377 gene encoding sterile alpha motif domain-containing protein 9-like, producing the protein MESRSSEMEWRELPYDRWTESHVSSWLRCIGIKEMYIKKLEDEEVTGPVLTSLQKDYLSTTIGMKSGQIEHLLKKKDELVKCEQHKTKTKSDSCGRGKSDKTGNVCDSRQPNVGSQDPGDGAETLNTPVTHDRSESTEVDLSFCEYRKFDQHEKDCRYVKHNVLPPETGIEDMIVPCHEYKSLEIAHNLDSIRLKTKVAKEVLRFACACMNMRTNGTIHFGIMDKVRGTHKHGEIIGIPIKNQEDFVDALDYIEKCFNDSSQQCDARHCIKNPRFIEVLDKENTEKTWVIEYDVVPEASIVKDNFYSVGVPNFSEKDNKVKCEEKVPLCRVGANTSRIPQDNLVRFIQGLREKDQQREEAESSSSQTAVDLGEDQKRKLTILLTCGKTHMDNSLSYIVVTNKFQPEHLDSISFLLPMHLFCVFDFDPDSKTSGLCGQFKKQKAVNLHFLADYSKESSMGTTDFIKSLQLFERTSWIFCNGRTNFPGGDQTCDEKTWIKTRKKKLKKAISLICNEILPRGSFVVLFLLMSDVEQPIVDTFHEFFAEMNGHDFLTVISESKENYKKWSSLAQLSCDMSTLKEISIVEMPLSHVDATVQSIQLSKNKPTRTLPVLNGGLCFLKSVDEARLDSLESISVDQCDDTKLEVMSENEIQQIETYFYRGGKIDWIHFWLADKHKCGAIIKRDAYKEANTILDKIVHRSRAIRPVESVNIYHHPGSGGSTVARQILWSWREKIRCAVVRQSKEITTVCEHAVTLREHDERDKNDCLPVLLLLEDKNADYIDDLRRELGNVIATKKINPSVLCFILLICNRSNDPERMCRASASQTVAVRHQLSNIEKPLFSEKLKQLKLQFQADFILTFVLMSEEFEPTYIKGFVKNLLDNIDHSSLITRLIRFVALLNCYVKDSYISVSHCEACLGIATHRETQYHSFVSQLSGEAKLIFIHLKEEDTHISSIRIIHPLVAKEILTQLSAHKPQSDIAMDLITDKVLIHHRFDRDTFQKFIKALFIRRHKKSRGDPEDTTFSPLIEHVTKRGDVQKAVDLMKAAFIVLEKDAFVAQQLARLLYTNLRFEEAREWAEEAKSILPYDTFVLDTLGQVYKRWFYHLYDNLEEKEPSPEREIEIISTALKGISAFRASEKAPKKETVSLNSSYYGEVDVGCRLLKFLSGVDVFSNDTGKSELMQYLLTDYIPAKVKTPWQRFHQQLKGLQKCLSQALECISEDLSYFQTDISEEDVELDARDPEQVYNPREWLTKKSAVYAGFFCVISDESDQATESYSADMAALAEKPSSFQRQMRTYKLGGGNVTAILSLLYDKNPHRAGKKLETIIGMYPENLKWSDIDETEMVNFIFCQIALNCTLPGSINLLSLQKLQDLSKRFIRKGRTMPSASALFLLSLLFWPETSDELVSSDIKILLSAIDQLQILCEQKSQNVSLRKSRIVTHFFLAKARGLNKIVHRTAIEKHVNGTLSERKLKWLGGEVWKSRQVVQLLKRVEGWTENGSLFVKGETKNGKMRVLPRYSASLPHGNESVTFYLGFTFHGVFAFDVQVMG; encoded by the exons ATGGAAAGCAGATCCTCAGAGATGG aatgGCGTGAGCTGCCCTACGACCGCTGGACAGAATCTCACGTCAGCTCCTGGTTGAGATGCATtggaataaaagaaatgtacataaaaaaactggaggatgaggaggtgaCAGGACCAGTCCTCACATCTCTACAGAAGGACTACCTCAGCACTACAATAGGAATGAAAAGTGGCCAAATTGAGCATCTGctgaagaaaaaagatgaaCTTGTAAAGTGtgaacagcacaaaacaaaaactaaaagtgaTTCGTGTGGTAGAGGTAAAAGTGACAAAACCGGAAATGTGTGTGATTCAAGACAACCAAACGTTGGTTCACAGGACCCTGGTGATGGAGCAGAGACACTGAATACCCCTGTAACACACGACAGGTCAGAGTCAACAGAGGTAGATTTGTCTTTCTGTGAGTATCGTAAATTTGATCAGCATGAAAAGGACTGCAGGTATGTAAAGCACAATGTTCTTCCACCAGAGACAGGAATTGAAGACATGATAGTTCCATGTCACGAATATAAATCACTTGAGATTGCACACAATCTAGACTCAATAAGGCTGAAAACAAAAGTAGCCAAAGAGGTATTGAGATTTGCATGTGCGTGCATGAATATGAGAACCAATGGGACAATTCATTTTGGCATTATGGATAAAGTCAGAGGTACTCACAAGCATGGAGAAATCATAGGGATACCTATCAAAAATCAGGAAGACTTTGTGGACGCCTTAGACTACATTGAAAAATGCTTCAATGATTCGAGTCAACAATGTGATGCCAGGCATTGCATAAAGAACCCTCGATTCATTGAGGTGCTGGACAaggaaaacactgagaaaacatGGGTCATTGAATATGATGTTGTCCCAGAAGCAAGCATTGTAAAAGATAATTTTTACTCTGTCGGTGTCCCAAATTTCTCTGAGAAGGACAACAAAGTCAAATGTGAAGAGAAAGTGCCCTTGTGCAGAGTAGGAGCAAACACATCACGCATACCTCAGGACAACCTTGTTCGTTTCATCCAAggcctgagagagaaagaccaacagagagaggaggcagaatcTTCCAGCAGTCAAACGGCTGTGGACTTAGGAGAGGATCAAAAGAGGAAGCTCACCATCCTCTTAACGTGTGGAAAAACCCACATGGACAACTCTCTGTCTTACATAGTTGTTACAAACAAATTTCAGCCGGAGCATCTCGACAGTATCAGCTTTTTGCTTCCCAtgcatctattctgtgtgtttgattttgacCCTGATTCAAAGACATCTGGTCTATGTGGTCAATTTAAGAAACAGAAGGCTGTAAACCTTCACTTTCTTGCTGACTACTCAAAAGAAAGCAGTATGGGAACTACAGATTTCATCAAATCTTTACAGCTTTTTGAGAGAACAAGCTGGATTTTCTGCAATGGGAGAACCAACTTCCCGGGTGGGGACCAAACCTGTGATGAAAAAACCtggataaaaacaagaaaaaagaaactgaagaaagCGATATCACTCATCTGCAATGAAATTCTTCCCAGGGGATCATTTGTTGTCCTCTTCCTTCTCATGTCTGATGTTGAGCAGCCGATTGTTGATACCTTCCATGAATTCTTTGCAGAGATGAATGGGCATGACTTTTTGACTGTCATATCAGAGTCTaaggaaaactacaaaaaaTGGTCCAGTCTCGCCCAGCTGTCCTGTGACATGTCAACACTCAAAGAAATCAGCATTGTAGAAATGCCACTGAGTCACGTGGATGCAACAGTTCAAAGCATTCAGCTCTCAAAGAATAAACCCACAAGGACATTACCAGTCTTGAACGGAGGGCTATGCTTCCTTAAGTCAGTTGACGAGGCCAGGCTGGATTCTTTGGAAAGCATCAGTGTGGACCAGTGTGACGACACAAAACTGGAGGTtatgagtgaaaatgaaatccaaCAAATTGAGACTTACTTCTATCGGGGTGGAAAGATAGATTGGATTCACTTTTGGCTTGCTGACAAACACAAGTGTGGGGCCATTATAAAGAGGGATGCCTACAAAGAAGCAAACACAATCCTGGACAAGATAGTACATCGTAGCAGAGCCATACGTCCCGTTGAGAGCGTGAACATATACCATCATCCTGGCAGTGGTGGTAGTACTGTGGCACGACAGATCCTCTGGAGTTGGAGAGAAAAAATACGATGTGCAGTTGTAAGACAGAGCAAGGAAATCACAACCGTGTGTGAGCATGCAGTGACACTGAGGGAACACGACGAGAGAGATAAAAACGACTGTCTGCCAGTGCTCTTGCTCTTGGAGGACAAAAATGCCGATTACATAGATGATCTGAGACGGGAACTTGGAAATGTCATTGCAACgaagaaaataaatccatctGTGTTGTGCTTTATCCTGCTCATCTGCAACAGATCAAATGATCCTGAGAGAATGTGCCGAGCATCAGCATCTCAAACAGTAGCAGTCAGACACCAGCTGTCAAACATAGAGAAACCTTTGTTCTCAGAAAAGCTTAAGCAGCTTAAACTGCAGTTTCAAGCAGACTTCATCCTAACGTTCGTTCTGATGAGCGAAGAGTTTGAGCCAACTTACATTAAAGGCTTTGTGAAAAACCTTTTAGATAACATTGATCATTCATCACTTATCACTCGCCTCATCAGATTTGTGGCTCTCCTGAATTGCTATGTTAAAGACTCATACATATCAGTGTCACACTGTGAAGCATGCCTCGGCATAGCTACCCACAGGGAAACCCAGTACCATTCATTTGTGAGTCAACTCAGTGGAGAAGCAAAGCTTATTTTCATCCACCTTAAGgaagaagacacacacatctcatcAATAAGGATCATTCATCCACTAGTGGCAAAGGAAATTCTGACTCAGCTGTCTGCACATAAGCCTCAGAGTGATATTGCCATGGATCTCATCACTGACAAGGTACTGATCCATCACAGGTTTGACAGGGATACATTCCAGAAGTTCATCAAGGCTCTTTTCATCAGACGTCacaaaaagagcagaggagatcCTGAAGACACAACTTTTTCACCCCTCATTGAGCATGTCACCAAAAGAGGTGATGTTCAGAAAGCTGTTGATCTCATGAAAGCAGCTTTCATTGTTTTGGAAAAAGATGCATTTGTGGCACAACAGCTTGCCCGGCTGCTTTACACAAATCTTAGGTTTGAGGAGGCCAGAGAATGGGCAGAGGAAGCAAAATCTATTCTTCCATATGATACATTTGTCCTCGACACACTGGGGCAAGTTTACAAGAGGTGGTTTTACCACTTGTATGACAACCTTGAGGAAAAAGAACCATCCCCTGAAAGGGAAATTGAAATCATAAGCACTGCTCTCAAAGGGATTTCTGCTTTCCGAGCCTCTGAAAAAGCACCAAAGAAAGAGACCGTCAGTCTTAACAGCTCATACTATGGGGAAGTCGATGTTGGCTGCAGGCTGCTAAAGTTCCTGTCAGGAGTAGATGTTTTTTCAAACGATACTGGAAAATCAGAGTTGATGCAGTACTTGTTAACGGACTACATACCAGCAAAGGTCAAAACACCCTGGCAGAGGTTTCATCAGCAATTGAAGGGATTACAGAAGTGTTTGAGTCAAGCGCTTGAGTGCATTTCCGAAGACCTCAGCTACTTTCAGACCGACATCAGCGAAGAGGATGTAGAGCTTGATGCAAGAGATCCAGAACAAGTTTACAATCCAAGAGAGTGGTTGACAAAGAAGAGTGCTGTATatgctggatttttttgtgttatatCTGATGAGAGTGACCAAGCAACTGAAAGCTACAGTGCTGACATGGCAGCTCTGGCTGAAAAACCTTCTTCATTCCAAAGACAGATGAGGACCTACAAGCTTGGTGGAGGAAATGTTACTGCCATCCTCTCATTACTTTATGACAAGAACCCACATAGAGCAGGAAAAAAACTTGAGACAATAATTGGCATGTACCCAGAAAACCTGAAATGGAGTGACATTGACGAGACAGAAATGGTAAACTTCATATTTTGCCAGATAGCTCTGAATTGTACTCTACCTGGGTCCATAAATCTCCTGTCCCTTCAAAAGCTACAAGATCTAAGCAAGAGGTTTATTAGAAAAGGGAGAACCATGCCATCAGCCAGTgccctctttcttctctcacttCTGTTTTGGCCTGAGACAAGCGATGAACTCGTTTCTTCGGATATCAAGATCCTTTTATCAGCCATCGATCAACTTCAGATACTCTGTGAGCAGAAGAGCCAGAATGTGTCtctgaggaaaagcagaatcgTGACCCACTTCTTTCTGGCAAAGGCAAGAGGTCTGAACAAGATTGTCCACCGCACTGCCATTGAAAAGCATGTAAATGGCACTTTAAGTGAGAGAAAACTGAAATGGCTTGGAGGGGAAGTATGGAAAAGTCGGCAAGTAGTGCAGTTACTGAAACGTGTTGAAGGATGGACTGAAAATGGAAGCTTGTTTGTGAAAGGAGAAACCAAAAACGGCAAGATGAGGGTTCTACCTCGGTATTCCGCCTCCCTCCCCCATGGAAATGAAAGTGTAACCTTCTACTTGGGTTTTACATTTCATGGAGTGTTTGCCTTTGATGTCCAGGTAATGGGATAA